A window of the Paraburkholderia sp. ZP32-5 genome harbors these coding sequences:
- a CDS encoding ABC transporter permease, with translation MSTPLPTSGLPGSTPRWLRLPHTMPGQLGRATALTAGVVLFLAALPILTMIVMSFSAADTLEFPPHAYSLHWYRAAWQSFVSPEATDTLSMGAALTTSLIVAFSTMLIATLVSVPAAYALSRYRFRGKPAVEQLVALPLVYPLVMLGLSLLLVFNVLPVELGVGRLIIAHVILALPFTVKNCAASVASIGPEFEEAACVMGASPTRALIDVVLPLMRPGILAGMLFAFIVSFNEFTVTFFLYSIDTMTLPVWLYSRTVSSLDPTVFCFAVFIVAIDFALIWLLEKLIGDEGVAL, from the coding sequence ATGAGCACGCCACTGCCCACTTCGGGTCTGCCTGGATCCACGCCGCGCTGGCTGCGCCTGCCGCACACGATGCCTGGCCAGCTCGGGCGCGCGACTGCGCTCACCGCCGGCGTCGTGCTGTTTCTGGCCGCGCTGCCGATCCTGACGATGATCGTGATGTCGTTCAGCGCGGCGGACACGCTCGAATTTCCGCCGCACGCGTACAGCCTGCACTGGTATCGCGCCGCCTGGCAAAGCTTCGTGTCGCCCGAGGCGACCGATACGCTGTCGATGGGCGCGGCGCTTACCACCAGCCTCATCGTCGCGTTCTCGACGATGCTGATCGCGACGCTGGTGTCGGTGCCCGCCGCCTATGCGCTGTCGCGCTACCGCTTTCGCGGCAAGCCGGCGGTCGAGCAACTGGTCGCGCTGCCGCTCGTCTATCCGCTCGTGATGCTCGGCCTGTCGCTGCTGCTGGTGTTCAACGTGCTGCCGGTCGAACTCGGCGTCGGCCGGCTGATCATCGCGCACGTGATTCTGGCGCTGCCGTTCACCGTGAAGAACTGCGCGGCGTCGGTCGCGTCGATCGGCCCGGAGTTCGAGGAAGCGGCCTGCGTGATGGGCGCGAGCCCCACCCGCGCGCTGATCGACGTGGTGCTGCCGCTGATGCGCCCCGGCATTCTCGCCGGCATGCTGTTCGCGTTCATCGTGTCGTTCAACGAGTTCACCGTCACATTCTTCCTGTACAGCATCGACACGATGACGCTGCCGGTCTGGCTGTATAGCCGCACGGTGTCGTCGCTCGATCCGACCGTGTTCTGTTTCGCCGTATTTATCGTCGCGATCGACTTCGCGCTGATCTGGCTGCTCGAAAAGCTGATCGGCGACGAAGGGGTTGCACTTTGA
- a CDS encoding ABC transporter permease, which yields MNTMLARFSRRAAMVPDEAAPGPASGAAAAVTEPAAASMLANARPWLLLAPILLFLAVLGAAALVVLRMSFGSAGNEWRSYTLQNYADLVDGYFIRSLWLTLRLAFQSMIFAVLLAIPVALAMARTKSRLARRLLLAGVLLPLLVNLLLQGYGWLVILGPAGLLNHALLGSGLVERPVMWLYREHGVLLGLIQTAFPLAVLPLASAMRAVSISYEEAAATLGATRWQTLRHVLLPLAMPGLVSGALLVFAYNASAFAVPLLLGGRRVPMLAVLVHDQVAPLLNWPAASASGVVLMITTLTVMALSQRLVRRTQRLSGESHA from the coding sequence ATGAACACGATGCTCGCGCGCTTCTCACGACGTGCCGCGATGGTGCCGGACGAGGCGGCACCGGGTCCGGCATCCGGCGCCGCTGCCGCCGTGACTGAACCCGCCGCCGCGAGCATGCTCGCCAACGCGCGCCCCTGGTTGCTGCTCGCGCCGATCCTGCTGTTTCTCGCGGTGCTCGGCGCGGCGGCGCTGGTCGTGCTGCGCATGAGCTTCGGCAGCGCCGGCAACGAATGGCGCAGCTATACGCTGCAGAACTACGCGGACCTCGTCGACGGCTACTTCATCAGATCGTTGTGGCTAACGCTGCGGCTCGCATTCCAGAGCATGATCTTCGCGGTGCTGCTGGCGATTCCGGTCGCGCTGGCGATGGCGCGCACGAAGTCGCGGCTCGCGCGGCGGCTGCTGCTTGCAGGCGTGCTGCTGCCGCTGCTCGTCAATCTGCTGCTGCAAGGCTACGGCTGGCTCGTGATTCTCGGCCCGGCCGGGCTGCTCAATCACGCGCTGCTCGGCAGTGGCCTCGTCGAGCGTCCGGTGATGTGGCTGTATCGCGAGCATGGCGTGCTGCTCGGGCTGATCCAGACCGCGTTTCCGCTCGCGGTGCTGCCGCTCGCCAGTGCGATGCGCGCGGTGTCGATCTCGTACGAGGAAGCCGCCGCGACGCTCGGTGCGACGCGCTGGCAAACGCTGCGTCATGTGCTGTTGCCGCTCGCGATGCCCGGCCTCGTGTCGGGCGCGTTGCTGGTGTTCGCTTACAACGCGAGCGCGTTCGCGGTGCCGTTGCTGCTCGGCGGCCGGCGCGTGCCGATGCTCGCGGTGCTGGTCCACGATCAGGTCGCGCCGCTGCTGAACTGGCCGGCCGCGTCCGCTTCCGGCGTCGTACTGATGATCACGACGCTGACCGTGATGGCGCTATCGCAACGTCTGGTGCGCCGCACCCAACGTCTGAGCGGAGAGTCTCACGCATGA
- a CDS encoding ABC transporter substrate-binding protein: MQQIKRGRRQVIKTLGTALAASALPMPFLNLRAQEHNFSGKTLRILTWSDDTGTAALRNIAATFTAKTGAKVVADRADGTSGMVAKLKASGDRPTYDVITLAGVGASGLADAGLLMKPDLDRLPNLKDVAPQYRTGANGFGVGYLLWSDGLIYNTATVKTPPSSYEALWDPKYSGRVFLPPPEWAEAVDLAIIAAKMNGGSQQNIEPGFKKLAQLKDHVMTLGENPNQVADLFRTGSLDIGGIYSPAFFPDQIRKPEYKMGVTYGMKEGFATQLMFTVIPKAHPGDADLIHAFINHSLDAGVQGRMAADVLNGPVNSKAVIPAESRAFVPSPQQIAEKAVLHDDKALAVVQPAWIKRYTEIFSA; the protein is encoded by the coding sequence ATGCAACAGATCAAACGGGGTAGAAGACAGGTCATCAAGACGCTCGGCACGGCGCTCGCGGCATCCGCGCTGCCGATGCCGTTCCTCAATCTGCGCGCGCAGGAACACAACTTCAGCGGCAAGACGCTGCGCATCCTGACGTGGTCGGACGATACCGGCACGGCCGCGCTGCGCAACATCGCTGCGACGTTTACCGCGAAGACCGGCGCCAAAGTGGTCGCCGATCGCGCCGACGGCACCTCGGGCATGGTCGCCAAGCTGAAGGCGAGCGGCGACCGTCCGACCTACGATGTGATCACGCTCGCGGGCGTCGGCGCGTCGGGGCTCGCGGACGCCGGCCTGCTGATGAAGCCGGATCTGGACCGCCTGCCGAACCTGAAGGACGTCGCGCCGCAATACCGCACCGGCGCGAACGGCTTCGGCGTCGGCTATCTGCTGTGGTCGGACGGACTGATCTACAACACCGCGACGGTGAAAACGCCGCCGTCGTCTTACGAAGCACTGTGGGACCCGAAGTACTCGGGCCGCGTGTTCCTGCCGCCGCCCGAATGGGCCGAGGCGGTCGACCTCGCGATCATCGCCGCGAAGATGAACGGCGGCTCGCAGCAGAACATCGAGCCCGGCTTCAAGAAACTCGCGCAACTGAAGGACCACGTGATGACGCTCGGCGAGAACCCGAACCAGGTGGCCGATCTGTTCCGCACCGGCTCGCTCGATATCGGCGGCATCTACTCGCCAGCGTTTTTCCCCGACCAGATCCGCAAGCCCGAGTACAAGATGGGCGTGACCTACGGCATGAAGGAAGGCTTCGCGACGCAGCTGATGTTCACGGTGATCCCGAAAGCGCATCCGGGCGATGCCGATCTGATCCACGCATTCATCAACCATTCGCTCGATGCGGGCGTGCAAGGCCGCATGGCCGCCGACGTGCTGAACGGCCCGGTCAATTCGAAAGCGGTGATCCCGGCCGAGAGCCGCGCGTTCGTGCCGAGCCCGCAGCAGATCGCCGAGAAAGCGGTGCTGCATGACGACAAGGCGCTCGCCGTCGTGCAGCCGGCATGGATCAAGCGCTACACCGAAATCTTCTCGGCATGA